Proteins encoded in a region of the Candidatus Margulisiibacteriota bacterium genome:
- a CDS encoding DEAD/DEAH box helicase, translating into MNNENQTFYGLGLAPKTLGVLEKLRFTTPTPIQHKAIPVAVEGKDLVGIAQTGTGKTLAFGIPMIQRLATEQGKGLILVPTRELALQVEESLRLFCQAYNVRPAVLIGGASMGQQIQALRRQARIIIATPGRLIDHLGQGNVYLGDARIVVLDEADRMLDMGFAPQIEQVLKTVPREKQTMLFSATMPVEIVRVASKYMKLPIRIEVAPPGTAAEKVSQEVFIVRKEAKLSLLCKLLEQYRGTVLVFCRTKRGAFRVARDLQARHINAADIHSDRSLAQRREALEGFKRGKYRVLVATDIAARGIDVKGIELVVNFDLPDDSENYVHRIGRTARAGSEGKAISLATPDQEKEFRSIERMMKLSIPVGRHPEIMTEGFERGSSAPQGRHFPQRGRNEQRRSQGRPSYPGRQQSQHRRPEQPERPRAPLAEKKVSSPPPPSPKQKYGFGIDDIIAAMKKDGK; encoded by the coding sequence ATGAACAACGAAAACCAGACTTTTTACGGCCTTGGCCTTGCCCCAAAAACATTAGGTGTCTTGGAAAAACTTCGCTTTACGACCCCGACCCCGATCCAGCACAAAGCTATCCCGGTCGCGGTTGAAGGGAAAGACCTGGTTGGGATCGCCCAGACCGGGACCGGTAAAACTCTCGCTTTCGGCATCCCGATGATCCAGCGTTTGGCTACCGAACAGGGAAAAGGGCTGATCCTGGTCCCGACCCGTGAATTAGCTCTTCAGGTCGAAGAAAGCCTCCGCTTATTTTGCCAGGCTTACAATGTTCGCCCGGCCGTCCTGATCGGCGGCGCTTCAATGGGACAGCAGATCCAGGCGCTCCGCCGCCAAGCTCGTATCATTATCGCGACCCCGGGGCGCTTGATCGATCATCTTGGCCAAGGGAATGTTTACTTAGGCGATGCCAGGATTGTGGTCCTCGACGAAGCTGACCGGATGCTCGACATGGGTTTCGCTCCGCAGATCGAACAGGTCTTAAAAACCGTGCCGCGCGAGAAACAAACGATGCTTTTTTCCGCGACCATGCCGGTCGAGATCGTCCGGGTCGCTTCCAAATACATGAAACTGCCGATTCGGATCGAGGTTGCCCCTCCGGGGACCGCGGCCGAAAAGGTTTCCCAGGAAGTTTTTATCGTCAGAAAAGAAGCTAAATTGTCCCTGCTCTGCAAGCTCCTGGAACAATACCGGGGGACGGTCCTGGTTTTTTGCCGGACCAAACGAGGGGCTTTCCGGGTGGCCCGCGACCTGCAAGCAAGGCATATTAATGCGGCCGATATCCATTCCGACCGATCACTCGCCCAGCGGCGCGAAGCGCTGGAAGGGTTCAAACGAGGGAAATACCGGGTGCTTGTGGCGACCGATATCGCCGCCCGCGGTATTGACGTTAAAGGGATCGAGCTGGTCGTTAATTTCGACCTGCCCGATGACAGCGAGAATTATGTCCACCGGATCGGGCGGACCGCCCGGGCCGGGAGCGAAGGGAAGGCGATCTCGCTGGCGACCCCGGACCAGGAAAAAGAATTTCGCAGCATCGAAAGAATGATGAAATTGAGCATTCCTGTCGGCCGTCACCCCGAGATCATGACCGAAGGCTTTGAGCGGGGAAGTTCGGCGCCCCAAGGCCGCCATTTCCCGCAACGAGGGAGAAACGAACAACGCCGTTCGCAGGGGCGTCCTTCTTACCCCGGACGTCAGCAGTCCCAACATCGGAGACCGGAACAACCGGAGAGGCCCAGAGCCCCGCTAGCCGAGAAAAAGGTCTCGTCGCCGCCGCCACCGTCGCCAAAACAAAAATATGGTTTTGGGATCGATGACATAATCGCGGCGATGAAAAAAGACGGCAAGTAG
- the bioB gene encoding biotin synthase BioB: MKHQALAEAVLSDHKISQAEALELIATPDERTFELLAAANRLRHHFKGNKVRLCAIVNAKSGRCSENCSFCAQSGHYKTDAEVYPLLPAEEITATARKAEKEQQATCFSIVTSGRGVNTEKDLAEISGALQQISGSTKMNRCASLGILDRPTIKKLKEAGLKKLHHNLEAAESFFANVCTTHTYAERVETIKNAKAEGVAVCAGGIFNLGESLEQRIELALTLRELAVDSVPINILNPVAGTPAAAKPQPITPLEVLRLIATYRFILPAQDIGLFGGREKALGQLQPLMFIAGANVTLVGNYLTTSGQSAEQDLAMIKALGLEVEETTC; the protein is encoded by the coding sequence GTGAAACATCAAGCCTTAGCCGAAGCGGTCCTAAGCGATCATAAAATCAGCCAAGCGGAAGCGCTCGAACTGATCGCGACCCCGGACGAGCGGACATTTGAACTGCTCGCCGCCGCCAACCGGCTCCGCCACCACTTCAAGGGGAACAAGGTCCGGCTCTGCGCCATCGTCAACGCCAAGTCAGGGCGCTGCAGCGAGAACTGTTCCTTCTGCGCCCAATCGGGACATTACAAGACCGACGCCGAGGTCTACCCGCTCCTGCCGGCCGAGGAGATCACCGCGACCGCCCGGAAAGCCGAAAAAGAACAACAGGCGACTTGTTTCTCGATCGTCACTTCAGGCCGGGGGGTCAACACCGAGAAGGATCTCGCCGAGATCTCCGGCGCCCTTCAGCAGATCAGCGGCTCGACTAAAATGAACCGCTGCGCCTCTCTCGGCATCCTCGACCGCCCAACGATCAAAAAGCTAAAAGAAGCCGGTTTAAAAAAGCTCCATCATAACCTTGAAGCGGCGGAAAGTTTTTTCGCCAATGTCTGCACCACCCACACCTACGCCGAGCGGGTCGAAACGATCAAGAACGCGAAAGCGGAAGGAGTGGCGGTCTGCGCCGGCGGAATTTTCAATCTTGGGGAAAGCCTGGAACAGCGGATCGAACTCGCCCTCACCCTGCGGGAGTTAGCGGTCGATTCCGTCCCAATCAATATTCTTAACCCGGTTGCCGGAACGCCGGCCGCGGCTAAGCCCCAGCCGATCACCCCACTGGAGGTCTTGCGGCTGATCGCGACTTATCGTTTTATTCTCCCGGCCCAGGATATCGGCCTCTTTGGCGGACGGGAAAAAGCCCTCGGGCAATTGCAACCGCTGATGTTTATCGCCGGAGCAAATGTTACTTTGGTTGGTAATTATTTAACGACGTCAGGCCAATCGGCCGAACAAGACCTCGCCATGATCAAAGCGCTGGGATTAGAGGTCGAAGAGACCACGTGTTAG
- a CDS encoding epoxyqueuosine reductase QueH translates to MGKLLLNVCCAPCALPIIDHLIGTEQRPLDQFALYFYGPNISPEAEYLKRLEEARRIAVQYGVEFLEGGYDHNSWLAYLKERLEASLESYGENSARCQLCFKFRLLNTAEYAAENNFQEFATTLSVSRFKDVSAINAFGEELAREYKLTYRTFPLDASQAHKKGLELSKKHGVYRQRYCGCEFSIRK, encoded by the coding sequence ATGGGGAAACTATTACTTAACGTCTGCTGCGCTCCTTGCGCTTTGCCGATCATCGATCATTTGATCGGCACGGAGCAGCGTCCGCTCGATCAATTTGCTCTCTATTTTTACGGACCGAACATCTCGCCCGAAGCCGAGTACCTGAAGAGATTGGAGGAGGCCCGGCGGATCGCCGTTCAGTACGGGGTTGAGTTCCTCGAAGGAGGGTACGACCATAACAGCTGGCTGGCTTATCTAAAAGAACGCCTTGAGGCTTCCTTGGAGAGTTACGGGGAAAATAGCGCGCGCTGCCAGCTCTGTTTTAAGTTCCGGTTATTGAATACCGCCGAATATGCCGCCGAAAATAACTTTCAGGAATTTGCCACCACCTTAAGCGTCAGCCGTTTCAAAGACGTTTCGGCGATCAACGCTTTCGGCGAGGAGTTGGCCAGGGAATATAAATTAACTTACCGGACCTTTCCTCTCGATGCCAGCCAGGCTCACAAAAAAGGGCTGGAGCTGTCGAAAAAGCATGGCGTTTACCGGCAGAGATACTGCGGCTGCGAGTTCTCGATACGAAAATGA
- a CDS encoding flavodoxin, translated as MKKLVVYYSLEGNTRFVAETVAKELGADLLELKPKKDVSVTSPMRFFWGGKQVVMGEKPELFPLSKEASGYDLIVIGSPVWAFTYAPAINSFLKLQPLKGKKIALFCCHESDPAKTFDNLRKTLSGNEIVGQIDFNYPLREKEGALKKIGEWVKTIKEATKNA; from the coding sequence ATGAAAAAGCTAGTTGTTTACTATTCGCTTGAAGGGAATACCCGGTTTGTTGCCGAAACGGTCGCCAAAGAACTGGGCGCCGATCTCCTGGAGCTCAAGCCCAAAAAAGATGTTAGCGTGACTTCCCCCATGCGCTTTTTTTGGGGTGGCAAACAGGTCGTAATGGGAGAAAAGCCGGAGCTTTTTCCCTTATCTAAAGAAGCTAGCGGCTATGACCTGATCGTTATTGGCTCGCCAGTCTGGGCCTTTACTTACGCACCGGCGATCAACTCATTCCTTAAGCTTCAGCCGTTAAAGGGGAAGAAGATCGCCCTCTTTTGTTGCCATGAAAGCGACCCGGCCAAGACTTTTGATAATTTAAGAAAAACTCTGTCCGGGAACGAAATTGTTGGCCAGATCGATTTCAATTATCCTTTGCGGGAAAAAGAGGGGGCGTTAAAAAAGATCGGGGAGTGGGTTAAAACGATTAAGGAGGCGACAAAAAATGCTTAA
- the bioF gene encoding 8-amino-7-oxononanoate synthase, whose translation MLEFINQELETQKQAGLYRSLNAVTKNNGRLIEIDGKQLVNFCSNNYLGLANHPKIVEQAATTLKEFGVGATGSALICGWTKYHEALVKKLAAYKKRAAAILFPTGYQANLGAITALVGEEDTVIIDRLNHASIIDACHLSKAKLQVYKHRDLASLEAVLKRSAKFKKRLIVTDTVFSMDGDLAPLAEIVKLAKRYDAITLADYAHATGVVELPGEPEIVMGTLSKALGSLGGFIAGSEELIDFLRNKARSFIYTTALPPSACAAAIAALEVMEQEPERRERLWSNINYFHSSAFSPIIPIIIGDNEKTVRVSRQLYDRGFFVSAIRPPTVPDGEARLRITITSEHTKEDLECLASSLRELIPA comes from the coding sequence GTGTTAGAGTTCATCAATCAGGAACTCGAGACGCAGAAACAAGCCGGTCTTTATCGTTCCCTCAATGCTGTGACCAAAAATAACGGCCGACTTATCGAAATCGACGGCAAACAACTGGTCAATTTCTGTTCCAATAATTATCTTGGCCTTGCTAATCACCCTAAGATTGTTGAACAAGCGGCCACCACGCTCAAAGAATTCGGCGTCGGCGCGACCGGCTCGGCCCTGATCTGCGGCTGGACCAAATATCATGAGGCGCTGGTCAAAAAGCTGGCCGCTTACAAAAAACGAGCAGCAGCCATCCTCTTCCCGACCGGTTACCAGGCCAATCTGGGGGCGATCACCGCCCTGGTCGGAGAAGAAGACACCGTCATTATCGACCGGCTGAACCATGCCAGCATTATTGACGCCTGCCATCTCTCTAAAGCCAAACTTCAAGTCTATAAACACCGCGACTTAGCCTCATTGGAAGCGGTCTTAAAACGGTCAGCTAAGTTCAAGAAACGGCTGATCGTCACCGACACTGTTTTCAGCATGGATGGCGATCTGGCCCCGCTGGCCGAGATCGTTAAACTCGCCAAGCGGTATGACGCCATCACCCTGGCCGACTACGCCCACGCCACCGGGGTGGTCGAACTACCCGGCGAGCCGGAGATCGTCATGGGAACACTGTCCAAAGCGCTCGGCAGCCTGGGTGGTTTTATCGCCGGCAGCGAGGAATTGATCGACTTCTTACGGAACAAAGCCCGCAGTTTTATCTACACGACCGCTCTCCCCCCCAGCGCCTGCGCCGCCGCCATCGCCGCGCTGGAAGTTATGGAACAGGAACCGGAAAGACGAGAGCGTTTGTGGTCAAATATCAATTATTTTCATTCCTCCGCCTTTTCTCCAATCATTCCGATCATTATCGGCGACAACGAAAAAACCGTCCGGGTCTCGCGACAGTTATACGACCGGGGCTTTTTCGTTTCCGCCATCCGTCCGCCAACCGTTCCCGACGGCGAAGCCCGCTTGCGGATCACGATCACCAGCGAACATACCAAGGAGGACCTCGAATGCCTGGCATCTTCATTACGGGAACTGATACCGGCGTAG
- a CDS encoding C-GCAxxG-C-C family protein → MPINKAKNHYLGKGTPRLNCAQSVIKAFQEHFGHDDKAVAEFLACGSGNAPGGVCGAYYAARHLLEKKSPDKISEFDSWFKEKAGSLSCKEIRQGRKLSCLGCVEKAAEFVKSSLR, encoded by the coding sequence ATGCCAATCAACAAAGCGAAGAACCACTATTTAGGTAAAGGGACCCCTCGCCTCAACTGCGCCCAGTCGGTCATCAAAGCGTTCCAGGAACACTTTGGCCATGATGACAAGGCCGTGGCCGAGTTCCTCGCCTGCGGCAGCGGCAACGCCCCCGGCGGGGTTTGCGGCGCTTACTATGCCGCCCGGCATCTGTTGGAGAAGAAAAGCCCAGATAAAATATCGGAGTTTGACTCTTGGTTCAAAGAAAAAGCCGGTTCACTAAGCTGCAAAGAGATCCGCCAGGGGCGCAAGCTCTCTTGCCTCGGTTGCGTGGAAAAAGCGGCGGAATTCGTCAAATCAAGTCTTCGTTAA
- the bioD gene encoding dethiobiotin synthase, producing the protein MPGIFITGTDTGVGKTYVTQYLAEEFRRQGSDVGIMKPISCGPDNDALQLKKKLKLNDPIELINPIQLKYPLAPLSASRLEKKKIDLKKIFAAFKKLEKKHDLILIEGVGGVAVPITSNYCVIDLIKELNTPTIVVARAGLGTINHTLLTVSALKDQEIEIMGIILNGFRGKDRAEKSNDEVIEELSGVPVIGRLKYNTNTRI; encoded by the coding sequence ATGCCTGGCATCTTCATTACGGGAACTGATACCGGCGTAGGCAAGACCTACGTCACTCAATATCTGGCCGAGGAATTCCGCCGCCAGGGAAGCGACGTCGGAATAATGAAGCCGATCTCCTGCGGCCCGGACAATGACGCTCTCCAGCTCAAAAAGAAGCTCAAGCTAAACGATCCTATCGAGCTGATCAACCCAATCCAGCTAAAATATCCTCTCGCGCCCCTCTCCGCCTCCCGCCTCGAAAAGAAAAAGATCGACCTTAAAAAGATCTTTGCCGCTTTTAAGAAGCTGGAGAAAAAACACGACCTGATCCTTATCGAAGGGGTCGGCGGCGTGGCAGTCCCGATCACCAGCAACTACTGCGTGATCGACCTGATCAAAGAACTGAACACGCCGACCATCGTCGTCGCCCGGGCGGGCCTGGGAACGATCAACCACACCCTGCTGACGGTCAGCGCGCTGAAAGACCAGGAGATCGAGATCATGGGGATAATCCTGAACGGCTTCCGGGGCAAAGACCGGGCGGAAAAGAGCAACGACGAAGTGATCGAGGAGCTAAGCGGGGTTCCGGTGATTGGCCGACTTAAATATAATACGAATACTCGAATATAA
- a CDS encoding cation-translocating P-type ATPase produces MKEVELQNIQGLLEKEAEEKLKKYGYNELPSQKQRNFLQILWNVVREPMLMLLLGSGLIYIILGELKDALMLLTFVFVVIGITFYQERKTERALEALRHLSSPRALVIRDGSQKRIPGRAVVIDDIIVLREGDRVPADAYVIFNSNLMLDESLLTGESLSVAKSEWDGVSRSKQPGGEGLPFVYSGTMIVQGHGLGKVFATGAKTEIGKIGKALESIREESTLLQKETAGIIKTFALAGLVLCAVVVVVYGLTRGSWINGFLAGLTLSMAMLPEEFSVVLLIFLTLGAWRLSKRQVLTRQMPAIETLGAATVLCVDKTGTLTHNKMTLSSLFTEGENCETKGLNRLDERFHDLLEFSVLASQKDPFDPIEKEIKARGVGWLTGTEHLHHTWKLIREYPLSKQLLALSHVWESPDKQSYVIATKGAPEAIADLCHFSDAQKEELAKTVTGLADKGLRLLAVAKASFHQTSLPDGQHDFDFKYIGLIGFADPVRETVPPAVKECYAAGLRVIIITGDYPGTAKYIAKQIGLANPDQVITGPELMTMDRLELQARIKTVNIFARVAPEQKFNIVNALKSNNEVVAMTGDGVNDAPALKSAHIGVAMGERGTDVARESADIVLLNDDFSSIVSAVRMGRRIYDNLKKAVAYIFAVHVPIAGMSLFPILFQLPIVLLPAHIAFMELIIDPACSTVFEAEPEEDKIMQRPPRKLSDRLFDRNALVISLLQGLSVLAVVMIVFLLALYLGKSENEARSLTFTTMVFANLMLILTNLSWTQNIIYVIRKKNSALWWVIAGTLVALFLVLYLPFLRELFHFEVLHLNDLVISFLGGAASLMWFEVLKMLNRK; encoded by the coding sequence ATGAAAGAAGTTGAACTGCAGAATATTCAAGGCCTTTTGGAAAAAGAGGCCGAGGAAAAGCTGAAAAAATACGGGTATAACGAACTTCCTTCGCAAAAACAGCGCAACTTTTTGCAAATTCTTTGGAACGTGGTCCGCGAGCCGATGCTCATGCTCCTTCTCGGTAGTGGTTTAATTTACATTATTCTCGGCGAATTAAAAGACGCTTTGATGCTTTTGACCTTTGTTTTTGTCGTTATTGGCATAACCTTTTACCAGGAACGGAAAACCGAGCGGGCTTTGGAAGCGCTCCGCCATCTTTCCTCCCCCCGGGCGCTGGTGATCCGCGACGGGAGCCAAAAAAGGATCCCGGGTCGCGCCGTCGTGATCGACGATATTATTGTTCTGCGCGAAGGGGACCGGGTTCCGGCCGATGCCTACGTTATTTTTAACTCTAATTTAATGCTTGATGAATCTCTGCTGACCGGAGAGTCGCTCTCAGTCGCCAAAAGCGAATGGGACGGCGTGAGCCGTTCGAAACAACCGGGGGGCGAGGGCCTGCCCTTCGTCTATTCCGGGACGATGATCGTTCAGGGGCATGGTTTGGGCAAAGTCTTCGCGACCGGCGCCAAGACCGAGATCGGCAAGATCGGCAAAGCGTTGGAGTCGATCCGGGAAGAATCGACCCTCCTCCAAAAAGAGACTGCCGGGATCATTAAAACTTTCGCGCTGGCCGGTCTGGTCCTTTGCGCGGTGGTCGTGGTCGTTTACGGCTTGACCCGGGGGAGCTGGATCAACGGTTTCCTGGCCGGCCTGACCTTGAGCATGGCGATGCTGCCGGAAGAATTTTCCGTCGTTTTACTGATCTTTTTAACCCTGGGGGCGTGGCGCCTTTCCAAACGGCAGGTCTTGACCCGCCAAATGCCGGCCATTGAAACGCTGGGGGCGGCGACTGTCCTGTGCGTCGATAAGACCGGGACCCTGACCCACAATAAGATGACCTTGAGCTCGCTTTTTACCGAGGGGGAAAACTGCGAAACTAAAGGGCTCAATCGGCTGGACGAGCGCTTTCACGACCTGCTGGAATTTTCGGTCCTGGCGAGCCAGAAAGATCCTTTCGATCCGATCGAGAAAGAGATCAAAGCCCGAGGAGTTGGCTGGCTGACCGGGACCGAGCATCTCCACCACACCTGGAAATTGATCCGGGAATACCCCCTCTCAAAACAGCTCCTGGCCTTATCGCATGTCTGGGAGTCGCCTGATAAGCAAAGCTACGTGATCGCGACGAAAGGGGCGCCGGAAGCGATCGCCGACCTTTGTCATTTTTCCGACGCGCAAAAAGAAGAGCTGGCCAAAACCGTTACCGGTCTGGCCGATAAAGGGCTCCGTTTACTGGCGGTCGCTAAAGCCTCGTTTCATCAAACTTCCTTGCCCGACGGTCAGCATGATTTTGATTTTAAGTATATCGGCCTGATCGGTTTTGCCGATCCGGTCAGAGAGACCGTGCCGCCGGCGGTCAAAGAATGCTACGCGGCCGGATTGCGGGTGATCATTATTACCGGCGATTATCCGGGGACCGCCAAATATATTGCCAAACAGATCGGCCTCGCCAATCCCGATCAGGTCATTACCGGGCCGGAATTAATGACCATGGACCGTCTTGAACTTCAGGCGCGGATCAAGACGGTCAATATTTTTGCCCGGGTTGCGCCGGAACAGAAATTCAATATTGTTAACGCGCTTAAATCCAATAACGAGGTCGTGGCGATGACCGGCGACGGGGTCAACGACGCCCCGGCCTTGAAATCGGCCCATATCGGGGTGGCGATGGGGGAGCGGGGGACCGATGTGGCTCGGGAATCGGCCGATATCGTTTTACTGAACGACGATTTTTCTTCGATCGTTTCAGCTGTCAGAATGGGGCGGCGGATCTATGATAACCTGAAAAAAGCGGTCGCTTATATTTTTGCCGTTCACGTTCCAATTGCCGGGATGTCTCTTTTTCCGATCTTATTTCAATTGCCGATCGTCCTCTTGCCGGCCCATATTGCTTTTATGGAACTGATCATTGATCCGGCCTGTTCGACCGTTTTTGAGGCGGAGCCGGAAGAGGACAAAATCATGCAGCGGCCGCCGCGCAAGTTGAGCGACCGGCTTTTTGACCGGAACGCCCTGGTGATCAGCCTCCTTCAGGGATTGAGCGTTCTGGCGGTCGTGATGATCGTCTTCTTGCTGGCGCTTTATCTGGGGAAGAGCGAGAACGAAGCGCGCAGTTTGACCTTTACTACCATGGTTTTTGCCAACCTGATGTTGATCCTGACCAATCTCTCCTGGACCCAAAATATTATTTACGTAATTAGAAAGAAAAATTCGGCCCTTTGGTGGGTTATCGCGGGAACTCTAGTCGCGCTTTTTCTTGTTCTTTATCTTCCTTTTCTTAGAGAGTTGTTTCATTTTGAGGTCCTTCATTTAAATGATCTTGTTATTTCTTTCTTGGGGGGAGCCGCCAGCCTGATGTGGTTTGAAGTTTTAAAGATGTTGAACCGAAAATAG
- a CDS encoding TspO/MBR family protein — MLKKIIGLLIAIAVCLGAGVIGSIFTMPSIPTWYAALNKPFFNPPNWIFGPVWTLLFILMGIAAYLIWEKGWERKEGKLALLYFAVQLGFNVAWSIVFFNYHSPWGAFVVIVILWLLILETIIRFAKLSKTAAWLLLPYILWVSFASVLNLAVALLN, encoded by the coding sequence ATGCTTAAAAAAATTATTGGGCTTTTGATCGCGATCGCGGTTTGTCTCGGGGCCGGGGTTATCGGCTCGATCTTTACGATGCCGTCGATCCCGACCTGGTACGCCGCCCTTAATAAACCGTTCTTTAATCCGCCGAACTGGATATTTGGCCCCGTATGGACCCTGCTTTTTATTCTGATGGGGATTGCCGCTTACCTGATCTGGGAAAAAGGGTGGGAGAGAAAAGAGGGCAAACTCGCCTTGCTTTATTTTGCCGTCCAGCTTGGCTTTAACGTTGCCTGGTCGATCGTCTTTTTCAATTATCATTCCCCGTGGGGGGCTTTTGTTGTTATTGTTATCCTTTGGTTATTGATCCTGGAGACGATCATCCGATTTGCCAAGCTCTCCAAAACGGCCGCCTGGCTCCTCCTCCCGTATATCTTGTGGGTTAGCTTTGCCTCGGTTCTGAACCTGGCGGTGGCGCTCCTGAATTGA